TGACTTTAATGGTTTTTCTTCCGGCAGATATGGTTCGGTTTACGCGCGACATTAAAATGCTTCCAAAAATATCACGACGATTGGTTGGTACACGAAGTGACAAATCTAAACTCAAGGGTTCGATTTCTAATTCACCTGTTTTTTGAGGGTATAAAACCGCTTTTTTATAAACTAAAAATCTGTAATTCTCACCATTATAAGTTCCATTTTGAACTTTTTCATTTTGTGTATTGATAACCTGACTCCAAAAATCGTGATACCTTGGTGAGTCAATTTCATTAATACCATCTACACCTATGGTAGGAGAAATATATAACTTATAAACGACGGTAATCGCTTCGTTTAAATACGGATTTGCTTTGGCCACTTCAGCAACTAAATGCACACCTTCTGATGCTAAATATTTAGGGTCGTTAGGATCTTTGGGAATATCAACAGCTGCAGTAACTTGAATTTTTTTAGGAGTTGTTTTATATACATTCCCTTGAATGACGATACTTGCCTGCGAAATCGTAAAGGTTCCTCTTTGTTTAGGCGCTAAAAAATAAGAATATGTTTTTTTATAGGTTCTTACGCCGTTTACCCAAGAATTACTAACCGATTGATTTGGCCCTCCCACCACAGTAAAATTAGAAAAATCGGGCGGATTAAAATTGTCGCCATCTTGATTCATTTCAAAATCAACACGCAGCCGCTCATTAATACCTAACTTTTGCTTGCTGGTTTTCATGACAAACTCGACGCTTTGCCCTGAGGCCAAACTTGTAGCAAATACAATTAATAAAAAGTAAATGTGTTTTATAATCTGCATCTTTGTTTTTTATATTTAACTCGTGTGGCAATGATTTAAGTTTAAATTGCCTTCATTTGTTTCGAAATTTTAAGCTTTTTTATAGTGCTCACTTTCATTCAAAATCACTTTATTGGGTTTGTGTTTACCAATCTTTTTCAGATTTTACCTTAACACCTTTTTGTTTTTCAGCATTAATTTTTTCTTGAACTTCTTGTTCTTGATTATTCATCGCTTCAAGCAAATTCTTAATTTGCTGAGGTGATAATTGTCCAGGCTTAGGCTGGGGCTTCCCTTTATCCTTTTCATCATTTTTAGGATCTTTTTTTTCATCTTTAGGTTTGCCTTGATCATCCTTTTCATCTTCACCATCCTTCTTGTCTTCGTTGTCCTTGTTCTGATCCTTATTGTCGTCTTCGTTATCGCCCTCTTGATCTTTATTATCTTTGTTTTCTTTATTATCCTTGTCCTGATTTTCTTTATTATCCTGATTCTCTTGATCGTCTTTATTTTGATCATCATTCTGATCATCTTGTTGTTTTTGCTCCTCGGCGCAAGCCTTAGCCACTGCAAAATTATAACGTGTTTCTTCGTCGGAAGGATCATTTCTTAAAGCGTTTTTATAAGCCTCAACAGCTTCTTTACACTTTTTATTTTCCATTAAAACGTTGCCTATATTATGAAATGCCTTATGCTTTTCTGATTTAGAACTGGCATTTTTAGCCGCTTGTTCTAGACGGAATAAAGCGGACTCAAAATCGCCACTTTTAATATAGGTATTTGCCAAATTATAGGCCGCTGTTGCCGATGCCTTTTGTTCTGAAATAGCTTCACGGTAAGCCATTTCGGCAGAAATATAATCTTCTTTTTCGGCTAAATTATTACCCTTGTAAACAAAATCGTTTGCTTTTTTTGCAGTCAAATGTTGTGCTTCATCTTCTTCTTGAGAAAAAGAAAATAAAGTCATAAAAAGAATTAATCCTGTTAGTATTTTTTTCATTGCTACACGCTTATTTTAATGATAAAATCTGTGTAATGACGCTCATTAATTATTTTTTCACGCTGTCGCGGAAATTAAAGGTTTTCATTAAATAAATTCAATTTTTTCAACCAAGATGTTTTTCGTTCCAACAAGAAAATATCAAGTAGGATAAAAAAGATTCCTAGACCCAAAAACCACTGAAACTGATCTTTAAAATCGGCAAATTGCTTGGCTTCAAACTCCGTTTTATCCATCGCATTTAGAAGCTCTCTAATATTTTCAACCACCTCATTGGTGTTCCTTCCGTTAAGATAAACACCATTAGCAGCCTCGGCAATAGCCTTGAGGGTATCTTCATTAAGTTTGGTGATAACTGTTTCTCCTTGGCTGTCTTTTTTATAATTTAACACCACACCATTACGTTTCACTGGAATGGGTCCACCTTTAACATCTCCCACACCAATGGTAAAAATGCGAATACCTTCATCGCTAGCTTCTTCGGCAACTGCGGCAGCTCCTTCACTATGGTCTTCACCATCGGAAATAATAATCAACACACGGTTGGTTTGCTCGGCATTATCAAAATAGGTTTTAGATAACTTAATCGCTTCATTAATGGCCGTTCCTTGAGACGAAAGCATATCGGTATTCATGCCTTGTAAAAACATTTTTGCAGAAGCATAATCGGTAGTAATTGGCAACTGCGGAAATGCTTTTCCCGCATAAGCGATAATACCAACACGATCGCTGGCTAGATTGTTAATAATTTGGGTGACTAACTGTTTTGATTTCTCCAAACGGTTTGGCGCAATATCTTCGGCCAACATACTTTTTGAGACATCGACAGCAAAAACGATATCAACCCCTTCACGTTTTACGGTTTCCAGTTTGGTTCCAACTTTCGGATTTACCAAAGCCATGGTTAAACTAGCAAAGGCTAAACATAAAACAACAACTTTTAACACGCCCTTAAACACCGAACGATTCGGACTTAATCGTTTTAAGGCCTCTTTATTGGCAAACTTACTTTGCGCCTTATAGCGCCAGAATTGAAGCACCAAAAAGAGTAGGATAATTACTGGAATAATTCCCAAAACCCAAAACCATATTTTTTCTTCTAATTGATACATTAACTGTTTATTTGTTTTTCGTTGATTCGTTTAACTGTTTAACCACGAATACGATGATCTCATTTGTCTTCTGTCTTCCACCTTCTGTCTTCCGTCTTCCGTCACCTGTCTCTAAACCCAACTACACAAAACTCCTAAACACCGTGAAACGTAAAAGCAACTCTATAAGCAGCAATAAACCCGCTAAAATCACTAAAGGCCGATACATTTCTTGGTAATTATAATACTTAAACTCTTCGACATCGGTTTTTTCAAGCTTATTAATTTCATCATAAATGGCTTCTAATTTTTCATTATCGGTAGCTCTAAAATATTTCCCACCAGTAACCTTAGCAATGTCTTTTAGGAGGGCCTCATCGATTTCAACTTGTACCCTTCCGTATTGAAAATTACCATTTGGCAGCACCGCTACAGGCGACAGCGCCATCCCGTTTGTTCCCAACCCTATGGTATAGGTTTTAATTCCGTATTCCACAGCCAATTCACTAGCAATGGTTGGTTCTATAAACCCTGAATTATTAACGCCATCGGTTAACAAAATAATGACTTTACTTTTAGCTTTACTATCTTTTAATCGGTTTACCGCTGTTGCTAAACCCATGCCTATAGCCGTACCTCCTTCAATAATATTGTTATATTTTATACTTTCTAAAGAACGTAAAACAATGGCTTTATCGCTTGTAATTGGTGTTTTTGTGTAACTCTCCCCAGCGTATTCTACGAGTCCGATTCTATCGTTAGGACGGCCCTTAATAAAATCAGCTGCCACTTCTTTTAAGGCCTCTAAGCGATTAGGTTTTAAGTCTTTTGCCAGCATAGACCCCGACACATCTATAGCCATTACAATATCTATACCTCGGGTGGTTTTGGTTCGAGACGACACATCTACCGATCGCGGTCTGGCCAAAGCGGTAATAAGGAGTGCTAACGCCAATAATCGCAGGACAAACATCAAATGCTTTAATTTAGGCAACCACGAGTGGGTCATTTTAAACCCTTTTAAGCTAGATATTTTTAACTCTGCCGTTTGCTTGTTATTTTTTAAAACATACCACAAAATGGCTAAAGGCAGTAACAGCAGTAACCAAAAAAACTCTTTATTTAAAAACTCTACACCTTCAAACATTATTTCTCTGCCTCTTTAAGTTCGACTGAATTCAAAATACGTGTCACCATTTGCTCGGCGTAAACATCATGTTCTTTATGAAAAATCATTATTTGTTGTACCACACTTTGCGAAGTAAAACCAAGCATTACATAGGCGCCTTTTTCAAAATTTTCGGTGCCCTTAATAGGCATATCCATAGAGCCAAAAACCTTTATACCTTCAGCACCGTTAGGAGTTACAAATGTTTCATTTTTAGTGATGATATTTTGTGCTCCGGCAGCTTCAAACATTTTTAAGCACGCATCCAAAACTTGCTGTAAATCAATTTCTGGTTGTTGTTGTCCTTGCCCCTGACTTTGATTGTTAAGCTTTGTGGTTGCAACAACCAACTGAAAACCATCAATTAAACTCCCGTAACTAAACTGAGTTAATTGCATTTTTTGCGCCATTTCCTCTGGTAATTCTGGCGTTGTACGTTTTAAAACTTTAGGTGTTGTTATGGTTACCGGTGGGATCCCGTACTGGCTGGTTACCCATTCGCCTTCTAGAAGCTCTTTGCTACTATGCCCAATAATGGTGTCTTTAACATAGGCAAAACCATATTTTAAAGAAAAACCGGTTAAGGTCGCTAGCAGTAGGAAAACACTAACCCCTACAGTTATCCACACCTTTTTACGTTTCTTTTTACGCGCCTGCTCTTCTCGATATTTTTCATCTAAAAGTTTTTCCTCTTCAGAAGGTTCGGGTAAGGCTTCCTTAACATGATCAATTTCTAAATCGATTGTTTTTCTATCTAATTTTGCCAACTCAATATCTGGAGCAGATTTGGCGAATTTTACCAAATCAGCACGTTTTAAAATACTTTCTAATTTTTTGATATCATCCTGACTTAAATCAACCTGATGGCCGTCTTTTAATAACTTCAAATGACTTATAAGTTCGTCTGTAGTACTTTCTAAAGCACGGTCGTAAACCTTTTCATCTAAATACTTTCTAATAATGAAGGTTAAATCGGAATAATAATCTTTTAGATTTTGATGCTCTAAATAATGACTCTCATCCAAGGTTTTTAAGGCTAATTTTGCACGATCGTAAGGTGGTAGCAACGCTATTTTCTCATCTTCAGAAAGTGGTTTTGGTCTCCAAATAAACCAATACAACAAGAAAGCTACAACTGCTAAGACCACAAGTGTAATAAGTAGATATTGCCACCAATTACTGCTACTTTTTTTAACAGCAATCATGGGTTTAATGTCGTAAATTTTCTTAGTACTATCTACCACCACGTTACGAATCTCAACCTGTAAAGAATCTGTCAAAAAGGTTTTATCACCAATGACTATTTTTTGCCTTGGAATGGTATATTTCCCCGAGTCGAATTGTGTTAATCCGTATGTTTTGATTAAGTTAAATTTATCCTTATTCTTTAGCGTATCCACATCATAAGATTCGATCATCTCCAAAGGCGAGAAAGTCTGTCCTTCGGGAAACACCACTAAATTGGTAGAATCGGTTTCAACCTGAATATGATATGTAATTTGTGCCCCAATTTTCACCGATGTGGAATCTACTGCCGATTTTACTTGGGCATGTAGCGAAAAGGCGAAAAACAAGAAAGCACCTAATAGGAAAACGGTTTGTTTTCTAGGCGTTTGGGGTATATTTTGAGATTTTGTAGTAATCACTTTAAACTTCTAACTTTTTACATCCAACTTCTAACTTTTAATATTTATCTTCTAGCATCACATCATCCTCTTCTTTTAAAGTAGCCTAAAAGCTTTTTAACATAGCTTTCATCAACACGACAATCAATAGTTCCAGCACCGGCTTTATTAAAACTTTCTTTGTAGTACGTTACCTTTTCATAGTAGAACTTCTTATAATTCCGTCTAACTGTTTTAGAAGAGGTGTTTACCAACATGAGTTCGCCAGTTTC
This genomic interval from Tamlana carrageenivorans contains the following:
- a CDS encoding vWA domain-containing protein — encoded protein: MFEGVEFLNKEFFWLLLLLPLAILWYVLKNNKQTAELKISSLKGFKMTHSWLPKLKHLMFVLRLLALALLITALARPRSVDVSSRTKTTRGIDIVMAIDVSGSMLAKDLKPNRLEALKEVAADFIKGRPNDRIGLVEYAGESYTKTPITSDKAIVLRSLESIKYNNIIEGGTAIGMGLATAVNRLKDSKAKSKVIILLTDGVNNSGFIEPTIASELAVEYGIKTYTIGLGTNGMALSPVAVLPNGNFQYGRVQVEIDEALLKDIAKVTGGKYFRATDNEKLEAIYDEINKLEKTDVEEFKYYNYQEMYRPLVILAGLLLLIELLLRFTVFRSFV
- a CDS encoding tetratricopeptide repeat protein produces the protein MKKILTGLILFMTLFSFSQEEDEAQHLTAKKANDFVYKGNNLAEKEDYISAEMAYREAISEQKASATAAYNLANTYIKSGDFESALFRLEQAAKNASSKSEKHKAFHNIGNVLMENKKCKEAVEAYKNALRNDPSDEETRYNFAVAKACAEEQKQQDDQNDDQNKDDQENQDNKENQDKDNKENKDNKDQEGDNEDDNKDQNKDNEDKKDGEDEKDDQGKPKDEKKDPKNDEKDKGKPQPKPGQLSPQQIKNLLEAMNNQEQEVQEKINAEKQKGVKVKSEKDW
- a CDS encoding VWA domain-containing protein, which codes for MYQLEEKIWFWVLGIIPVIILLFLVLQFWRYKAQSKFANKEALKRLSPNRSVFKGVLKVVVLCLAFASLTMALVNPKVGTKLETVKREGVDIVFAVDVSKSMLAEDIAPNRLEKSKQLVTQIINNLASDRVGIIAYAGKAFPQLPITTDYASAKMFLQGMNTDMLSSQGTAINEAIKLSKTYFDNAEQTNRVLIIISDGEDHSEGAAAVAEEASDEGIRIFTIGVGDVKGGPIPVKRNGVVLNYKKDSQGETVITKLNEDTLKAIAEAANGVYLNGRNTNEVVENIRELLNAMDKTEFEAKQFADFKDQFQWFLGLGIFFILLDIFLLERKTSWLKKLNLFNENL